A window of Amycolatopsis australiensis contains these coding sequences:
- a CDS encoding flavin reductase family protein — protein sequence MTSAPAAAEVTRHCYARHPAAVAVVAAVVGGTGQAMVCTSLNAVSLSPPIMSVAIRKESTTWPLLRTAETVGVSVLSDLQDDVAFRIARRPAAERLNDIPVVVAADGTAVHVLGAALHYRCRLGTTSEVGDHWLVTLPVLTSTSHDDVNPLVFPIRSRPAG from the coding sequence ATGACCAGCGCACCGGCCGCGGCCGAGGTGACCAGGCACTGCTACGCCCGGCACCCGGCCGCGGTGGCGGTGGTCGCCGCGGTGGTCGGCGGGACCGGGCAGGCGATGGTGTGCACGTCCCTGAACGCGGTGTCGCTGTCGCCACCGATCATGTCGGTGGCGATCCGCAAGGAATCGACGACGTGGCCGCTGCTGCGCACGGCGGAGACGGTGGGCGTCAGCGTGCTGTCCGACCTGCAGGACGACGTGGCTTTCCGGATCGCCCGGCGGCCGGCCGCGGAACGGCTCAACGACATCCCGGTCGTCGTGGCGGCCGACGGAACCGCGGTGCACGTGCTCGGCGCCGCGCTGCACTACCGGTGCCGGCTGGGCACCACGAGCGAGGTCGGCGACCACTGGCTGGTCACGCTGCCCGTCCTGACCTCGACGAGTCACGACGACGTGAACCCGCTGGTGTTCCCGATCCGGTCGCGCCCGGCGGGCTGA
- a CDS encoding AAA family ATPase, with the protein MKIAVIGAYGNGKSTLSESLSAELGVPRVHATPMALQEGALRTSLEECTDLELVQLVARRLVERVGAEAAAGDGFVSDGSVLHEFVYAATRFRHGLHPRSVDAEARPELPREAEIIERVSVEAGRYAAQTYHAFVHVPNERPLADEPPPISEAFRELLDSRMLSVAGNLGVPVIRVKGDRSQRLAMAVRQLGETAGAEAGT; encoded by the coding sequence GTGAAGATCGCGGTGATCGGGGCCTACGGGAACGGCAAGTCGACGCTGTCCGAGTCGTTGTCGGCGGAACTCGGGGTGCCGCGCGTGCACGCCACCCCGATGGCCCTGCAGGAGGGCGCGCTGCGCACCTCGCTCGAAGAATGCACGGACCTCGAGCTGGTCCAGCTGGTCGCGCGACGGCTCGTCGAACGGGTCGGCGCGGAGGCCGCGGCCGGCGACGGCTTCGTCTCCGACGGCTCGGTGCTGCACGAATTCGTCTACGCGGCAACGCGGTTCCGTCATGGCTTGCATCCGCGTTCGGTGGATGCCGAGGCGCGGCCCGAGCTGCCCAGGGAAGCTGAGATCATCGAGCGTGTTTCGGTGGAGGCCGGCCGGTATGCGGCGCAGACGTATCACGCCTTCGTCCACGTGCCGAACGAACGCCCGCTCGCGGACGAGCCGCCGCCCATCAGCGAGGCGTTCCGGGAACTGCTCGACAGCCGGATGCTGTCGGTGGCCGGGAACCTCGGCGTGCCGGTGATCCGCGTCAAGGGCGACCGGTCGCAACGCCTGGCGATGGCGGTCCGGCAGCTCGGCGAAACCGCCGGGGCGGAGGCCGGGACATGA
- a CDS encoding acyl carrier protein → MNDQATQAVVGYLVEAITTRLENVDLPADPVTGDSAFEDLGLDSINLVELALLVERELRVVVTDAQLAEWGTVGAAGAHIAASVTDSSVVPQPANPGGAS, encoded by the coding sequence ATGAACGATCAAGCGACACAAGCGGTCGTCGGCTACCTCGTCGAGGCGATCACCACCCGGCTGGAGAACGTCGACCTGCCCGCGGACCCGGTCACGGGCGACAGCGCGTTCGAAGACCTGGGCCTGGACTCCATCAACCTCGTCGAGCTCGCCCTGCTGGTCGAGCGCGAGCTGCGGGTCGTGGTCACCGACGCGCAGCTCGCCGAATGGGGAACGGTCGGGGCCGCGGGCGCGCACATCGCCGCCTCCGTCACGGACAGCTCGGTCGTGCCGCAACCGGCGAACCCGGGCGGTGCCTCGTGA
- a CDS encoding beta-ketoacyl-ACP synthase III, translating to MTGVVLTGIGGALPDNHVSNADLAGLMDTSDEWIRGRTGIAGRYWSRTTSTGDLAVAAGRRALDSAQRDEVDLVVLATTTPDHPCPATAPAVAARLGLGPVGAFDVAAVCSGFVYALAVAKGFLAGGLARSALVIGAETYSTILDREDRSTAVIFGDGAGAVVLCAAEPGTPASLEHIDLGSNGEDRQLVWVPGGGSYERTHPGADRSTRFAMLGREVFRTAVTRMAQSSEAVLRRSGWTTADLDWIVGHQANERILGAVADRLAADRSKLIMNLDRVGNTSAASIPLALLDAVTSGLLAGGDRLLLTAFGGGTTWGSATLVWPEVKAEPADLIPT from the coding sequence ATGACCGGGGTGGTGCTCACCGGGATCGGCGGAGCACTGCCCGACAACCACGTCAGCAACGCCGATCTCGCCGGGCTGATGGACACCTCGGACGAGTGGATCCGCGGCCGGACCGGCATCGCCGGCCGGTACTGGTCGCGCACGACCTCCACCGGCGACCTGGCGGTGGCCGCCGGGCGGCGCGCCCTCGACTCGGCCCAGCGCGACGAGGTCGACCTGGTCGTGCTCGCCACCACCACGCCCGACCACCCCTGCCCGGCCACCGCGCCCGCGGTGGCCGCCCGGCTGGGCCTCGGGCCGGTCGGGGCGTTCGACGTCGCCGCGGTGTGCAGTGGCTTCGTCTACGCGCTCGCGGTGGCGAAGGGTTTCCTCGCCGGTGGGCTCGCGCGGTCCGCGCTGGTGATCGGCGCCGAGACGTACTCGACCATCCTCGACCGCGAGGACCGGTCCACGGCGGTGATCTTCGGCGACGGCGCGGGCGCCGTCGTGCTGTGCGCGGCCGAGCCGGGCACCCCGGCGTCCCTGGAGCACATCGACCTGGGCAGCAACGGCGAGGACCGGCAGCTGGTCTGGGTTCCCGGCGGGGGTTCGTACGAGCGCACCCATCCCGGCGCCGACCGCAGCACCCGCTTCGCGATGCTCGGCCGGGAGGTGTTCCGCACCGCGGTGACCCGGATGGCCCAGTCCTCGGAAGCGGTGCTGCGGCGATCGGGGTGGACGACCGCGGACCTCGACTGGATCGTCGGGCACCAGGCGAACGAGCGGATCCTCGGCGCGGTCGCCGATCGGCTGGCGGCCGACCGGTCGAAGCTGATCATGAACCTCGACCGGGTGGGCAACACCTCGGCCGCCTCGATTCCGCTCGCCTTGCTCGACGCCGTCACGTCGGGCCTGCTCGCCGGCGGCGACCGGCTGCTGCTCACCGCGTTCGGCGGCGGCACGACCTGGGGGTCGGCCACCTTGGTGTGGCCCGAGGTGAAGGCCGAGCCCGCCGATCTGATCCCGACCTGA
- a CDS encoding AAA family ATPase produces the protein MRLAISGTYSVGKTLTTMAVSHLTGLPRSAALTMRELLPISVPGKTLEECTAAEIIMLITRRNQGRAVNESHLPDGFVSDGSSLHEWCYGTVRVLVGINPNESVDLENVELTDELSFYAEVMRQIGVPAKQHAKQSYDSFVHLPIEFPLVEDGHRPVNERFRALADRMLLENLEELGIPVHIVGGTIPQRLQKILDIYGFAPRMSIDEAIERAQADYARIDTTPEAQRAPAGAVR, from the coding sequence ATGCGACTGGCGATTTCGGGCACCTATTCCGTCGGCAAGACCCTCACCACGATGGCGGTTTCGCACCTGACCGGGCTGCCGCGCAGCGCGGCGCTCACCATGCGCGAGCTGCTGCCGATCTCGGTACCGGGCAAGACGCTCGAGGAGTGCACCGCGGCGGAGATCATCATGCTGATCACCCGCCGCAACCAGGGCCGCGCGGTCAACGAGAGCCACCTGCCGGACGGGTTCGTCTCGGACGGCTCGTCGCTGCACGAGTGGTGCTACGGCACCGTGCGCGTCCTGGTCGGGATCAACCCCAACGAGTCGGTCGACCTGGAGAACGTCGAGCTGACCGACGAGCTGTCCTTCTACGCCGAGGTGATGCGGCAGATCGGAGTGCCGGCGAAGCAGCACGCCAAGCAGTCCTACGACTCGTTCGTGCACCTGCCCATCGAGTTCCCGCTCGTCGAGGACGGCCACCGGCCGGTCAACGAACGGTTCCGCGCGCTGGCCGACCGGATGCTGCTGGAAAACCTCGAAGAGCTCGGTATTCCGGTGCACATCGTCGGCGGGACCATCCCGCAGCGGCTGCAGAAGATCCTCGACATCTACGGGTTCGCCCCGCGGATGTCGATCGACGAAGCCATCGAGCGGGCCCAGGCCGACTACGCGCGGATCGACACGACCCCGGAAGCGCAGCGGGCCCCGGCCGGGGCGGTGCGATGA